The sequence below is a genomic window from Spirochaetota bacterium.
ATCCTTGAATAATATTAATAATATCTTTAAATCTGTGCACTGCTTCACCAAGAGAACGTTTTACAGATTCAAAATGGGCGGATTCTTGCATTTTTCTTTCTACTTCCTTAGCTTTCAATATTTGTACTGAAGCCTCTGAGATTGCTCTACTTAAGTATCCTATTTCGTCTGTTCTTTGAGCATACTTTTCAAAATATATTTCTCTAAATCCGAGTCCACTTATTTGTCTTGAAACTTCTAATAAAGGCTTTATATATTTTTGGGAAATATAGATGAAGACGAGCATTATAAGTAACAAAGAAAAAAAAGACTGATAAAAAATTTGCAAGTTAAGATTTCTTGTTAGCACACTATGTGGAATTAATACTATAAGGGAGTACTCTCTATTTTTATTTCTCCATTTTTTAATATTTACGAACCATTTCTCATTGTTGAAAGTAAACACAGTTTCTTTTGAATTTAATGCTTTAAAGAGTAATGGAAAGTTGGTTTCATCAAGAGTATAAATCTTATCTGGTTCTGTCTGTATTTCGTTAGTATAGGCTATTACATGTTCTCCATCTGACAATAAATAAAGCTTTGCCTGTGGATGAAGAAAACTTCTTTGTTGATTGAGAATCAAAGAAAAAGCCTTAATCATTATATCAATACCAACAACTTCTTTTGAGTCTTTACATAACTCTAAAGAAGCTGTAATTCCAGGGTCTCTTGTTGTTCTGAATATATATTCTTTACTCCACTGAATATCTTGGGAGTTTAATGCCTGTTTATACCATACAGTTTCTCTTGGATCATAGTTGTCTTTCACTCTTATCTTTTTTATTATTTTTCCATCACTATCTAATGTGGTCCAGATTACATATCCTTTATCTTCAGCTTTTTTAATTCTATTTTTCCATTGACCTCTATCATTTAGGATAAGATAACCATTTCCCTTTTCGTCTCCATAGTTTATTGAAGTAACATAAGGATGTTTTTTCATAAAATCCATTAAAAATCTGTTTGTCCTCTCAACATCATTAAAATCTAAAAATTTAAAATATGCTAAACTATCAATATTGTACAAAAATACCTCAATAGGCTTTATTATATTTTCTGTTTCCTTATGGAATAAATCAGCAACAGTTTCAATATGGTTTAAAAAGAAATCTTTATAAAAATAATAGGAAAATAGATAGTTACTTGCTGATATGCCTGTTACAAGAACCAGCATTACTATCACAAAAATCCATTTGATGCTAATTATAAATTTTGGCATCCTATTTAAAATTATAATCATAATCAAAAATTTTTACTATCCATAAAGTATGTTCCTACTATTAGAAAAACCGGAGAATTTCTATAAAAATTTGTAGAATATTTATTAAACTCTATTAAAACTTAAACTATAATGAGGCTAAAGAACCACGAAATAATAAAACAACCTCTTGATTTTTCAAAACATACAGAGCTTGTAATTTCAAGGGTTTCTATTAATACTCTTGTAGAAAATATTTTAAAATTAACCGATATCACCTGACATTCCTGAAATAATGGTGGATTCAAATAAAATAGAGCAAGTATTTTTAAATACTATGCTTAATGCTATTTAGGCAACGGAGGAAAAGAAAAAGTACTGACTGTGAAAACCTTTTTGAAAGATGGAAAATGTTATATTTCATTTACTGATACAGGTCCTGGTATATCTGAGGAGATATTACCTAAAATTTTTGATCCATTTTTTACAACAAAACCAGTTGGAAAAGGAACAGGTTTGGGACTTTCTGTAAATAAGTCTATTGTAGAACAATATAATGGAAGAATTTTTGTTGAAACTTCTTCATCAGGTACTACTTTGAAGACGATTCTGCAATGAACCTTGGGATGAATCATTTTCTCAAAAACCCAAAGTTATGATATAACCACCTGCGAGGATGGAGCAAAAGCTTTATCAATTCTTGATTCAGATTCATTTGATATCGCAATTATTGACTTTAAACTTCCAGATGTTGATGGACTTACTTTACTTAAACATATAAAAACAATTTCTCCGCAAACAGGGGTTATAATTATAACAGCTTTTGCTCAAGTAAAAACTGCTGTTCAGGCAATAAGAAAAGGTGCTTTTGATTATATTGCCAAACCATTTACAAATGAAGAACTTCTTTTATCAATAGAGAAATTCTTAAAGTTTCGTAATCTTGAAAAATAAATAAGGTATTTAAACGAGCTTGTTAAAAGAAAAGAAGAGTATGAGGGAATGATTTCTACAAGCCCTGTAATGAAAGAAATATTTGATAAAATTGAAGCCATAGTAAAAACAGATGTACCTGTTTTAATTCAGGGTGAGAGTGCAACACGTAAAGAGCTTATTGCAA
It includes:
- a CDS encoding ATP-binding protein; the protein is MPKFIISIKWIFVIVMLVLVTGISASNYLFSYYFYKDFFLNHIETVADLFHKETENIIKPIEVFLYNIDSLAYFKFLDFNDVERTNRFLMDFMKKHPYVTSINYGDEKGNGYLILNDRGQWKNRIKKAEDKGYVIWTTLDSDGKIIKKIRVKDNYDPRETVWYKQALNSQDIQWSKEYIFRTTRDPGITASLELCKDSKEVVGIDIMIKAFSLILNQQRSFLHPQAKLYLLSDGEHVIAYTNEIQTEPDKIYTLDETNFPLLFKALNSKETVFTFNNEKWFVNIKKWRNKNREYSLIVLIPHSVLTRNLNLQIFYQSFFSLLLIMLVFIYISQKYIKPLLEVSRQISGLGFREIYFEKYAQRTDEIGYLSRAISEASVQILKAKEVERKMQESAHFESVKRSLGEAVHRFKDIINIIQGFATLAQPKVADDFVKNALQQIVNASKKALYLIKEIINITGERIYEMKKVDLNSIIISMKTKIESQIEDSIKIVYQISKSPIWVNLDIEAFNEVLTNLLQNAKDAMPKGGVITIKTDLVDFLDKQFAVLYVSDTGVGMDEETRKKIFEPFFTTKGAKGTGLGLSIVYRIIQDHSGFIDVQSELGKGTTFKIYLPLVK
- a CDS encoding response regulator; translated protein: MLDSDSFDIAIIDFKLPDVDGLTLLKHIKTISPQTGVIIITAFAQVKTAVQAIRKGAFDYIAKPFTNEELLLSIEKFLKFRNLEK